The Anopheles merus strain MAF unplaced genomic scaffold, AmerM5.1 LNR4000220, whole genome shotgun sequence DNA segment GCTCGGGCTGGTACGGCCCCAGGTGCTCTGTACCGGGTTCGATCGGCCGAACCTGGAGTTTATCGTGCGGCCGAAATCACCGCTCGGCCCGATGCACGACATACAGCCACTGGTGGCGGAAAATCGGACGGAAGCACCATCGTCTACTGTCTGACGCGCAAGCAAACGGACGACATTGTGGGGCTGCTGCAGGCCAAGCGCATCGACTGTGCGCCGTACCACGGCGGCATGTCGCTAAACCGGCGGAAGGAGGTGCTGGAAAGCTTTGTGACCGATCGGGTGCGCGTGATCGTGGCAACGATCGCGTTCGGCATGGGCATCGATAAGCCGGACGTGCGGCTCGTCATACACTACGGCGCGTCGAAGGACCTGGAAAGCTACTACCAGGAGGCGGGTCGGGCGGGCCGAGACGGGCAGCCGGCCCGCTGCATCATATACTGGAGCGCGAGCGATTTCAAAACGCACGAATTTCTGCGTTCGGAAATCCCCAGCTCGGTGAAGGCAACGCAGGAAGAGCTCGGCCGCCGGATGGCCGAGTACGTGGAGCTGCGCGACTGTCGGCGGCGGTTCATACTGAACTACTTCGAGGGCGTCATGCCGGTCGAGGCGCAAAAAGCGGAGCAGGGGCAAGCGACCGCACCGAAGCTCCGCTGCTGCGACAACTGTACGCGCGGCGGTTTGGCGAAGGATTGCGAGCGGTACGAGGGGATCGATGCGGACGGCTGCTACAATTTTGCGTCCGACGCCGAACTGTTCCTGAAGGCGATCGGGGCGTTTTATGGCGCGGTCAGCATGGCAATGCCCATCTTGTTGCTGCGCGGCTCCAAGAACAAAAAGCTGCCCGAACGGTTCCACACGAACGCGCTGCACGGGAAGGGCAAGCATCGGGACGAGGACTGGTGGAAGGGGCTCGGCACGCTGCTCGAGCGGGAAGGCTACCTGAGCAAGACGAAGATCACGAACCAGTTCAACAAATTTGCTCAGGGAGTGCACTACCAGCTAGCACCTGCCGGGCGCCGCTGGCTCGCGGACGGTGGCAAAGATCGCAAGCTGCTGCTcaaacccaccaccaccatgttCCGATCGCTGACCGTCATTAAGCCCGCCTCACTGTACGAGACGGCGCAGCTGCCGGCGGCTCGGCCGCCCGCAACACAGCAAGATCTGCGCCAAGAACTTGTCAAGTCGTTGCTGAAGAAGCGGGCCGAGCTGGCGACGACCTACGAGTGTATGCCGTACATGATCGCGTCGAACGCGGCCCTGCACGCGATGGCCACCCGGCAGCCGCTCAACCTGCAGGAGATGAAGGACATCCAGCTGGACGGGTTTTCCGACGCGAAGCTGCAAAAGTTTGGGCGCGAGTTTCTGGTGTGcatacagcagcagcgcaatcTGCTGCCCGGTGCCAGCAGCTCAACGACGCAGCACCAGCCCAGCCAACCCTCGATTGAGGGACTGTCCGCAACGAAAGCCACGAGCTATAGTTTGTGGAAAAGGGAGGGCAAATCGATTGCCGAGATTGCCGCTATAAGAAGCCTCA contains these protein-coding regions:
- the LOC121601905 gene encoding LOW QUALITY PROTEIN: Werner syndrome ATP-dependent helicase-like (The sequence of the model RefSeq protein was modified relative to this genomic sequence to represent the inferred CDS: inserted 1 base in 1 codon), which produces MSFPKAGPKQPGESNDSDEPGPEHLKTLSASFGHTSFRPMQWRIIHSIIVQRRDNCAIMTTGYGKSLTYQFPSVFLDRLTFVVSPLISLMQDQVMALNLCNIPACLLGSAQKESRLADIKAGLLRVVYLTPEYIATDAGESLLRAVQDQLVLFAIDEAHCLSKWGHDFRPAYRNLGVIRKLCPKVPILAVTATATQKVRDDIVASLGLVRPQVLCTGFDRPNLEFIVRPKSPLGPMHDIQPLVAENXDGSTIVYCLTRKQTDDIVGLLQAKRIDCAPYHGGMSLNRRKEVLESFVTDRVRVIVATIAFGMGIDKPDVRLVIHYGASKDLESYYQEAGRAGRDGQPARCIIYWSASDFKTHEFLRSEIPSSVKATQEELGRRMAEYVELRDCRRRFILNYFEGVMPVEAQKAEQGQATAPKLRCCDNCTRGGLAKDCERYEGIDADGCYNFASDAELFLKAIGAFYGAVSMAMPILLLRGSKNKKLPERFHTNALHGKGKHRDEDWWKGLGTLLEREGYLSKTKITNQFNKFAQGVHYQLAPAGRRWLADGGKDRKLLLKPTTTMFRSLTVIKPASLYETAQLPAARPPATQQDLRQELVKSLLKKRAELATTYECMPYMIASNAALHAMATRQPLNLQEMKDIQLDGFSDAKLQKFGREFLVCIQQQRNLLPGASSSTTQHQPSQPSIEGLSATKATSYSLWKREGKSIAEIAAIRSLKEATIIEHILDAVRSGLPVEERDVSRLGVREDVYAAIAMHLPADLGQSITLTSIKERCPPEITFNQVKVVLTWERWRRLRAKETPPAPQPKPVLAEKK